The DNA sequence CAGGCTTTTTAACGTTTGCGACAGCTACGCACATTGCTTAGGGACACTGAAAAAGTGAACGAACACCACTTTTTCAGTGCCCTTCCTTTTGAGTCTCCTCTTTGTTTAAACATATTGCATAATTCCTTCGTTTTTCCAGAAAACTAACGAAGAGGTGATTACTGTGAGTAGAGGGATTTTTACTGCATTACTAGCAATAGGATTAGCACAATTTTTAAAGATACCTATAAAGCAATTGAAAACAAAAAAGTGGAATTGGAAAACCTTTTTTGAATCTGGTGGCATGCCAAGCTCTCACTCAGCAGGTGTTGCTTCGCTTGCAACCTATATAGGATTACGATTAGGTGGGCGTACACTTGATTTTGCGTTATCAGTCATTTTTGGATTAATTGTCATGTATGATGCGCAAGGCAT is a window from the Evansella cellulosilytica DSM 2522 genome containing:
- a CDS encoding divergent PAP2 family protein, yielding MSRGIFTALLAIGLAQFLKIPIKQLKTKKWNWKTFFESGGMPSSHSAGVASLATYIGLRLGGRTLDFALSVIFGLIVMYDAQGIRRYAGETSMKVNELEAKVEKLAGESSGSFHEQKKRQLKEQLGHQPEEVVAGASLGVIVGSISYMLGKMKGKN